In a genomic window of Pedobacter sp. KBS0701:
- a CDS encoding GNAT family N-acetyltransferase gives MITITTSSTIKELEGILELQKQNLKQDLTPEQIKAQGFVTVSHSLDDLEKMHRYEPNIIAKDGDTVAAYVLGMTKQSKNDIPRLVEMYESFDDILYRGKPVSDYHYIVVGQVCVGNDYRGKGLFDECYNAYKDYFKSRYAFAITEIASINLRSMNAHNRIGFEVIHNYTDSSGVEWNVVVWDWDDFN, from the coding sequence ATGATTACCATTACCACATCTTCCACTATAAAAGAACTTGAAGGAATTCTTGAACTTCAAAAGCAAAACCTAAAACAGGATTTAACACCCGAACAAATTAAAGCACAAGGCTTTGTTACGGTTTCGCATTCGCTAGATGACCTGGAAAAGATGCATCGATACGAGCCTAATATTATTGCGAAGGACGGAGATACCGTAGCAGCTTACGTGCTGGGAATGACCAAGCAATCAAAAAACGATATTCCAAGGCTGGTTGAAATGTACGAAAGCTTCGATGACATTTTATACCGGGGAAAACCTGTGTCTGATTATCATTATATTGTAGTTGGGCAGGTTTGTGTAGGAAACGATTATAGGGGCAAAGGTTTATTTGATGAATGCTACAATGCCTATAAAGATTATTTTAAAAGTAGGTATGCCTTCGCCATCACTGAGATTGCGAGTATTAACCTGCGATCTATGAATGCACATAATCGTATCGGCTTCGAAGTAATACATAATTATACCGACAGTAGCGGTGTAGAATGGAATGTGGTAGTTTGGGATTGGGATGATTTTAATTAG